CGACGCCCGAGCCATCGAGAACGACGGCTTCCTCTCTCTCACGCAGCCAACCGGCGCGCTCGGGCCGGGTGGTCAGTCCCGAATCCAAGTTGGGGCAGCGCCGATCGTCTGCGGAGAGTCGGAGTGAAGAATTCTCAGACACTCGGTGATGAAGCGGATGATATTCCGGCCCGCTTCGGGAGCGAGCGTAATCACCGTCCCCACCGCCTCACCTTGCGTAAAGTGGAACATGAGCGCGTCATCGTAGAAGTGAGTCGTGCAGTGGAGGTTGCCCAGCTCGAACGGCGTGTCGTTCCTTTCTTCTCGGTTCTTTCGTCTGTAGTACTTGAACAGCTCCTCCATCCTCGATTCCGTGTAGAGCGCATCCACGTCGGACCTCATGTATAATATTTGACACCTGTCGTCGGAGTAGTGAACGGCACTTCGCAGATACTCACCGGCCTGCTCTTCGAGAAAAGCGACTAACCTATTCGCAGATTCTTTCGGCACATCTCGGTAAGGCTCTACCGGCTACTTAGCGATTCAGACAGTGACAATCACTGCAGAGGCGTTCGGTCGCACAGCGACCGGAGTCGCAGTCTCGTTACCGACTCGATAGTCGGCAGCGTCTGTCGAACGGAAGTCGACACCCCGGCGGGTCAGTCGTCGCTTAGCTGTCGCCCAAGAAGCGCATCCCCAGCGCGAGGAGGATGGTGAGAATCCCCGCGATGGTCGCGAACGGCGGAATAGGGATGAACAGCAGCACGATACCAACGATCAGCACGATTGTACTCGTTCGCATACATACTGGACCAACGCCGAGTAAGGTAACTGCTGGGGCGGACGCATTCCGAACGCCGACGCCACGCTCGACGCATCGACGCTCAACTCGAAACACCTGCGGGCCACAAGCCACCTGCGCGGCCCCAAGAGTAATCCTGCCGAACGCCGTACTAACAGCCATGGGAACGATACAGAACGTCGCACGGAGCATCGACAACGTGACGCAGACGGTCTGGGACCGACAGGGGACGCTGATGAAGGCGGTCGTGCTCCTGTTGCTCGTCGTCTCCGGTATCGGTATCCCGCTCATCCTCATCGCGCTCGTCGCGCGTCTCATCGTCGAGGACAGTCGCGGCAGCGCGCGCTGAGCGCCCTCGACGACCGGACTCAGCCGCGAAGCGCTTCGACCGGCGGTTCGTTGGCGGCTTTCCACGCCGGATACAGCCCGCTGACGAGGCTGACGACCACGCCGAAGACGAACGCGCCGACGAGATACAGCCCGTTGCTCGGGTCGAGCGCGACGTCGAGCGTCACGGGCGTAAAGTAGTAGAGTCCCGCGGTGACCACGGCGCTGAGCGCCGCGCCGATAGCGCCGCCGACGGTTCCGAGTAGCGCTGCCTCTACGACGAGCATCCGCAGCACGTCGCGGCGTTGGACGCCGACGGCCCGCAACACTCCTATCTCACCCCGGCGTTCGGAGGTGCTCATCAACATCACGTTGAAGATGCTCACGCCCGCGACGACGAGCGAGATACCCGCCAAGCCCAGCAGAAACGAGTTGAGTAGCGCGAAGAACTCGTCGATCTGGTCGAGGATAGTCGAGAACTCGAACACGGTGACACGCTCTTCGCGGGCGTTCAGTTGCTCACGGACCGACGCCGCGATCTGACTCGCCGCCTCCCCGGAGTCGGCGCGGACGACAACCTGGTTGTACTCGTCGCTGACGAACTCCTCCGGCGGGAGGACGACGCCGTCGTCGGGCGACACCGGCGAGATGTCCTCGGTCGGCGCGAGCACGGCGATAACGCGGTACTCGTTGCCCTCGATGTCGACCATGCTCCCCACCTGTAGGTCGAGTATGTCGGCGAGTTCCGCGCCGACGATAGCGCCCTGTCTGTGCCGGTCGGGGAGCGTCCCCTCCGAGGCCGTAAAGAGCGCCGTCGGCGTCGAGATACCGTACAACGTCGCGAACGACTGGCCGCGACCGTTCGAGACGACTGCGCCGTCGCTGACGAGCGGCACCGCCGTCCCGCGCCCGGCGGTGAGCTGCTGTATCGTCTCCACGTCGCGGGCGGAAAGCGACGTTACTCCGGCGTCCTGGTTCGGGCCGACGACCACCTGAGTGCCGATAGCGCCGAGTTCGTTCGTCGCCGACAATTGCAGCACGTTGCCGAAGATACCGAGCGTCGCGATGGCGAGGACGCCGATGACGATGCCGAGCGCCGCCAGTGCCGACCGCAGGCGGTTCCGGTCGAGGTTGCGCCACGCCATGAGCAGCGACGGGAACCGCCGGTCGAGTTTCATCGGTCGTCGCCCGGTTCGATTCCCGGGTCGTCTCCATCCGTCGGGCGCGCGTCGACGACGGTACCCTCTGCGACGTCGGCGTCATCAGAATCGTGGTCACGAATCACACCGTCGACGAGGCGGACGGTCCGGTCGGCGAATTCGGTCACCTGCGGGTCGTGCGTCACCGCGACGACGCTCACGCCCGTCTCGCAGACGCGGCGGAACTCGGAGAGAATCTGCGCGCCCGTCTCCTGGTCGAGGTTGCCCGTCGGTTCGTCGGCTAGCACCACCCGGGGTTCGTTGACGAGCGCGCGGGCGATGGCGACGCGCTGTTTCTGTCCCCCGGAGAGTTCGTTCGGCGTGTGGTCGAGACGGTCGCCGAGTCCGACGCGTCGGAGCAGGTCGCGCGCCCGCTCGGTCGCCTCGGGGTCATGCTCGAAGATCGTCGGCAGTTCGACGTTCTCGGTCGCCGTCAGCGTCGGGATGAGGTAGAAGTCCTGAAACACGAAGCCGATTGCCTCCTTCCGGGCGTCGGTCTGCGCTTCGTCGTCCAGCGTCGTCACGTCCCGACCGAGGAGATAGCGCTCGCCCGCCGTCGGTTCGTCCAGGAGGCCGAGCATGTTGAGGAGCGTAGACTTACCGCTTCCGCTCGGGCCGACGATGGCGACGAACTCGCCCGGTTCGACCGAGAAGTCGATCCCGGCGGGCGAGGACGAATCTCGCGAGTTGCGCCCGCCGAGCGCGACCACCGTCTCGCCGCCCGTCTCGTACTCCTTTCTCACGCCCCTCAGTTCGAGCGTGGGACCGTCGTGGGCGGCGACGGCCGCCTCGGCGAAAGCGGTCCCGAGAGACTGCGACTGCTCCGTCATCGTCGACGGCGCACGACGACGAGCGCCGCCACCGCCGCGAGACTCACCCCCGCGACGGCGACGAGCGCTCCCGCGTTGTCCCAGAGGGGCGCGAGGATACCGCGCTCGCGCTCCGGCGGCGAGAGCGACCGGTCGTACGGGAGTTCGACCGTCTCGGAGTACCGGACGCCGTTCGTGACGTAGGTCACGTCGACGGGGACGACGGTCACGTTCTCGCTATCGACCTCCGCGGTGAGGTCGAACGGCGCGAACTCGTTGCCGTCGACGGTGCCGACGAAGTAGTCTCGGACGGGGTACGTCGGCGAGACGTGGGCGGCGTCGCCGACGGCGACGGTGAGACCCGACACCGAACCCTCGTCGGGGTTGCCCGCGTTGCCGGTGATTCGCACCACGCCGTCGGGGCCCATCGAGAGGTCGACGTTCGTCAGCACGACCGACCCCGAGGCGGGGTCGTAGGGGAACTCGGTTCGTGCGGTGCCGTCGCGCTCGCCGACGCGGTACCGCGTCTCGAACGTCACGTCGTCCTGCTGGCCGACGAAACTCAGGTCGACGGTGGTCCGAGCGGAGTCGCCGGGCGCGAGCGGTCCGGGAACCGACTGGCGCGGGAGTTCGGTCCCGTTGCTCACCGGGACGACGACGACGTCCCGTATCGGGGCGTTCCCGAAGTTCGTTACGACGACGTCTATCTGCCCGGGTTTCGCCTCATCGTCGCCGCTCCCCTCGAGTGCGCCCTGTCCGCCGCCACCGCCGAGCAGGTCGCCGAGCTGTCCCTCGGCACCGCCTTCGGCGTCGCCGCGCTGCACCGACTCGACGCGGACGGCCACGTCGTCTTCGAGCGGTTCGACCGACACCGGCTCGCGGTACCGTGTCGTCTCCGCCTCGCCGTCGACGGTGTAGGATGCGCGAACGGTCACGCGCCGGTCGCCGGTCTCGCGCGGCAAGAGGACGAATGGGAGTTCTTCGGTCGCTCCGGCGGCGAGAACGGGCACGGTTTGGCGGACGACGACGGCGTCGCCGCTCTGAATCCCGACCGTGACGGTGACGTTTCGCATCGGCGTCGTCGTCGGGTTCGACAGCGTCACTGTCGCGCGGTTCTCCGTTTCGGCGACGAAACCGGTGGCGTTGAGTTCGATCTGGGGGGCCGGTCCGGCGACCTGTAGCGTCGGACCCGCCACCTGCAGCGAGGACCCCTCGGCCTGCGTGAACGGCGTCAGCGACGGGCCGGATGCGGCGCCGATCGAGGACGCTTCCGGTCCCGACGGGACCGCATCGACGGGCACGGAGGATATTACGAGGAGGAGACACGTGAGAAACGCGACGAGTGCCTTCATTACGACAGTGAAGGGTGCGACCGGCAAATAGGTTGTCGAGCGTGTGATAGAGAGGGTGGAGGGTCGACGACGGGTTGCCGCTGAACGTGTCGGGAGTAGAAAAGTACCGAAGGTCGTCGCGGTACGACTACTCGGCGTCGGACTCGGCGGTCTGCTCGTCGCTCTCGTCTTCCTCGTCGTCGACGACGACGAGACCGCGGTTGTTCACGGCGTAGGGATCGAGTCCGACCTCCTGCATGAACTGCTTGTAGAGACGCTCGGCCGTCTCGCCGTCTTTCTGTTTGTCGGAGGCGCGGTCGCAGAGTTCGACGAGATCCTCGGGCACGTCGTTCTCGTGGACGATCCAGTGGTTGATGAGGTCCGAGAGGCGGCGGATGGGCGAGGTGAAGTGGCCGTAGATGTCGAAGTTCAGCGCGTGGTGGCCGCCGAAGGGGTCATTCATGTACTTCGCCCGGGGCATCACCTTCAGCACGGCGCGCTGAATCTTGTTGAGCATCCGCGGCGGGGCTTCTTCGAGCGCCGCGTTCACCGCCTTCCGGGGGTCGTCCCACGACCCCCCGGGGATGTTCACGTTGTCGAGTTCCGCGATCTCGCGCAGCGCCTTGTCCCACTGGTCGGGCGTCGGTTGGGGGTGGACGCGGTACATAGCCTCGACGCCGCGGCCCCACATCAGTTCGTGCGTGACGGCTTTGTTCGCCTTCAGCATGCACTCCTCGATGATGGTGTGCGCGTGGTCGCGACTCGGGTTGAGCACGAGCGAGCCGTCCTCCTTGCGCTGTTCGTGCATCCGGTCGGCGAGTTCGTAGGAGAGCGTAATCTCGTCGTGCAGCGGCGCGTCCGGGTCTTCGAGGCGCTTCTCGCACTGACTGTAGGTGAGGCGCTCGTCGCTCTCGATGACCGATTTGTAGATGTCGATGGACTCGTAGCCGAGATTCTCCTTGTCGAGTCGCATCTCGACGGTGTGGGCGAGTCGCTCCTCGTTGGGGACCAGCGAGCAGACCGTCTCCGCGAGGATGGGCGGCAGCATGTGGACGGTGTACGCGGGGAGATACACCGTGTTACCGCGTTTGACCGCCTCGGCCCACATCTCCGAACCGGGGTGGACATAGTGGCTCACGTCGGCGATGTGGACCCACAGCGTGTACGCCTCGTCGTCCTCCTCGATGCTGATGGCGTCGTCGAAGTCCTGAGCGTCGGCGGGGTCGGTTGTCCACGTCGTCATCTCGCGGAGGTCGCGGCGCTCGTCGACGGCGTCGCGAATCTCCTCGGTGACGTTTTCGGTTCGCTCCTTGGCTTCGCGGCGGACCTCCGGCGGGAACTCGTCGCGGATACCGAACTCCTCGAACAGTTCCTCGCGTTTGTTCTGCAGGTGGCGGGCGAGTTCAGGGTCGATCTCGACGGGACCCTGCCCCTCGGCGGTGCCAGCCTGCGCTTGCGCGTCGTTCGACATACGCGAGGAAAAGAGCGAGAGGTAGTTAGTCGTGTCGGGGTCCGGCGACGCGTTTCCTCGCGCCGAAACCCCGAAAGCGAGTTACTCCTCGGGCCGTCCGTACCGGTCTTCGACCGCGTGCAGATAGCGCGAGAGAAACTCGGACTGCGGGAGTCCATCCTGTTCAATGTCGAGGATGAGCGACTCGAGTTCGCCCCGGGGTTGCCAGCAGAGTTCTCGGTGACAGCCTTTGCAGAGATACTCGAACTGTTTGCCGTGGCGGTTCCAGCGGTCACCCTCCTTGTCGTACTCGCGAGCCTCCGACCGGAGCACCGACGAACCGCAGGCGATACAGACGACGGTCTTCCGGTCCCGACCCGTGCGGGAGCGCCACATGGATGAGAGGTTGGTCGGTGTCTACTTAGCGTTTGTGCGGCGTCAGACGCCCGTCTACGGCTGAGATAGTCCGAATCGCCGACCGGAGTAAACCGGAGGTTTACGCGACGGCCGCGCCGGCCGCAGTCAGCGGTTCGACCGCCACGTGACGCGGAGCGGGCGATTTATTCTCTCGGAACGTCACGGAGGGCGTATGAACGTCAAATCGCGCCACCACCTCCGGAGCGACGACATCAAATCGCTGGAAACGACGCTCTCGGAGGCGCTCGGCGTCGACCTCGACGGCGACACGTACGAGTTCGTCGAACTCACCGGCACCGAGTTCGACCTCGTGTTGGTCGACGGCTCTCCGGCCGTGTTCTATCTGGACGACGAACCGTTTCTCACAGTCCACGGAGCCAACGAGTATCCGCCCGAGAAACACGTCGTCACCGTGGACGCCGGGGCCGTCTCGTTCGTCAGCGGCGGGGCTGACGTGATGCGACCGGGTATCGTCGACGCCGACGTGGACATCGAAGCGGGGGACCTCGTGGCCATAGCCGAGGAGACCCACGGAAAGGTGCTCGCCGTCGGGCGAGCGCTCGAAGACGGCGCTGACCTCGTCGGCGACTCGGGGAAAGTCGTCGAATCCGTCCACTACGTCGGCGACGACCTGTACCAGTTCAACGTCTGAGCGGGCCTGAGCGCGGGTCGAACGTCTGAGCGAGTCGCGCCGGCGTTCCAGCGTTCGGGCGTCTCACTCCTCGCCAGACGCCTCGTCGCTCTCGTCGACTTCTTCAGTATCCTCCTCGTGCTGTTCGAGGATAATCTCGTAGCCCCGCTTCGCTTCCTCGTACGTCGTCCGGAGGTCGGTCACGGGCGTCTCCGTGGCGTCGACGCGCAGGTCGTCGGTGAAGCCGCCGGGGTCTTCCTCCGTGCGTCTCACGAGCAGCGCGGCGCTCTGAACGGGGAGTTCCTCGCGTTTGTCGCCGCCGACTTCGTGCCCTGCTTCGAGCGCGTCGATAAGTCGCTCGGCCAGCGGCGCGTCGCCGTCGGCGTTCGACTCGTACGCCTCCGCGGTCGCTTCGACTACCTCCTCGCCGACCAGCAGATTGCCCGCGACGGTGTAGTTCTCGCCCTCGATGTGGCCGTACCAGTCGTTGCACTCCTCGCCGGAGAACGCGAACGTTCCGTCGGCGTCGACGCCGTGGAGTTGGCGCTGGTCGCGCCCCTCGTCGGCGTTCAGAAGCGCCCGAAGCGCGTCGTCGACGGCGAGTCCGTCGTCGACGTACTCGAGTCCCTTCCGGCCCAACTCCACGTTGACGAGGCTCTGCGTCGCCACTGCGCCGTTCTCGCTGGCGAACGGACAGAGCGTACCGACGCCGGGCAGTCGAGTCGTCACCGCGACGCCGAAGCGCAACTGCTCGTCGCCGTCGTCGTCCTCGTACTCCTCGCGAACGCAGATGCTGAACGTCACGGTGGACGGGTCGCGTCGTCGTCGCAAAAAGCTCCGTTTACCGGCATCTCGGCCGGTTGTTTGCCTTCGCTGTCGTCGCCGTCGTCGCGGGTGTCGGGCCGCATCGATCCACCTCAGTCGTTGCGCCGACTCGTCACGTACACCGACGGCCGACGGAGGACGAACTCGTCGAGAAACGCCGCCAGCACCACAGCGCTCTGCAGCGCGAAGTACGCCGGGAACACCAGCGGCGCCGCGTACTCGCGAGCGTCGTGGTGCTGACCGTCGACGCCGTCCCGAAGAAAGAGCGCGTACGGAACCGCGAGCGAAAACAGCGACGAGAGCGAGAGCCAGCGGAGTAGGGAACCGGACGTCGCGGATTCGACAGCCGTGACCGCCTCGGAGACGACGACAGGCGAGAGGAGGACGACGACAGGCACCGACAGCAACGCGGCGAAGGTGTACGCGGCGTCGAGGCGCGTCGGCACGGAGGCATCGCGACTGCGGAGGAGTCCGGCGAGCGACCGCCGCGCGACCTGCATCCCGCCGCGCGCCCACCGGCGGCGTTGGCCCGCCCACGCCGACACGGTCGCCGGATTGCGCTCGGTGGCGACGATGGCCGGATCGACGCGGATGCGGCCGCCGCGGGCGTGGATTCGCGTCGCCATCTCCACGTCTTCGAGCAGTACCTCCTCGTCGAACGGACCGAGCGCCGCCAGCGTCTCGGCACGGAAGAACGCCTGCCCGCCGGTGAAGAGCGAGAACCAGCCTAGGCGCGAGCGGGCGACGAACGCCACCCGTTCGGCGAGGTGGCGCTCGACGGTCGCACAGAGCGCGATGAGCGACTCCCCGGAGTTGCAGCCGTAGCTTCGCCCCTTGACGCACCACGTCTCCTCGTCGACGACGAGCCATCGGACCGCCCGCGAGAGCGCCTCCGGGGCGAGCCGCTGCCCGGCGTCGAGGCTCGCGACGACGTCGCCGTCGGCGTGCGAGAGCGCGTGATTCACCGCTGCCGCCTTCCCCGCCGGTGGCTCCGAGCGCTCGACGGCGCGGACGTGCGAGTCGCCGGCCGCCGCGCGCCGCGCGACCGTTTCGGTTCCGTCGGTCGACGCCGCCTCGTAGCCGACGAGGACGCTCACGCGGTCGGACGGGTAGTCGAGCGCGGCGCAGGCGTCGAGCGTTTCACGGAGGCGGTCGGCGTCGTTGTAGGCAGTGACGACGACGCTCACCGTCGGCGGGTCCGAGGGCAGCGGCGGCGGGGTCGGGTTCGGCGCGAAGGCGACCCCCGTCGCGAGAATCGCTCGCACCGTCGCCCCCACTCCGGCGAGAGCGCACAGCGCGGCGATCGACGGCGCGTACCACGCGACTAGGAGCGCGGGCGAGCAGAGTACCGCGGCGAGACCGAGCGCGGCCGTCGTCGTCGCGAGCGTCCGCCTGTCGCCGTCACCGGGCGTCGCAACCCGCATCAGCGGTCGTACGGTTTGCGGGTACCGAACCAGATGCCGACGGTGAGACCGTAGACGACGTGACCCGCGTGGAAGACGATGGCCTCGTCGGCGTCGAGATCCATGTCCAGCAGGCGTCCCAGAACGACTTGCGTCCCGAACACCGAGAGCAAGAGGCCGTAGAGGACGCCCCCGAGGAGCGTCGCAATCAGCCCTCGGTCGCGCAGCGTCCGACCGACGACGA
This genomic stretch from Haloprofundus salilacus harbors:
- a CDS encoding DUF1028 domain-containing protein; the protein is MTFSICVREEYEDDDGDEQLRFGVAVTTRLPGVGTLCPFASENGAVATQSLVNVELGRKGLEYVDDGLAVDDALRALLNADEGRDQRQLHGVDADGTFAFSGEECNDWYGHIEGENYTVAGNLLVGEEVVEATAEAYESNADGDAPLAERLIDALEAGHEVGGDKREELPVQSAALLVRRTEEDPGGFTDDLRVDATETPVTDLRTTYEEAKRGYEIILEQHEEDTEEVDESDEASGEE
- a CDS encoding ABC transporter ATP-binding protein translates to MTEQSQSLGTAFAEAAVAAHDGPTLELRGVRKEYETGGETVVALGGRNSRDSSSPAGIDFSVEPGEFVAIVGPSGSGKSTLLNMLGLLDEPTAGERYLLGRDVTTLDDEAQTDARKEAIGFVFQDFYLIPTLTATENVELPTIFEHDPEATERARDLLRRVGLGDRLDHTPNELSGGQKQRVAIARALVNEPRVVLADEPTGNLDQETGAQILSEFRRVCETGVSVVAVTHDPQVTEFADRTVRLVDGVIRDHDSDDADVAEGTVVDARPTDGDDPGIEPGDDR
- a CDS encoding RNB domain-containing ribonuclease, with the protein product MSNDAQAQAGTAEGQGPVEIDPELARHLQNKREELFEEFGIRDEFPPEVRREAKERTENVTEEIRDAVDERRDLREMTTWTTDPADAQDFDDAISIEEDDEAYTLWVHIADVSHYVHPGSEMWAEAVKRGNTVYLPAYTVHMLPPILAETVCSLVPNEERLAHTVEMRLDKENLGYESIDIYKSVIESDERLTYSQCEKRLEDPDAPLHDEITLSYELADRMHEQRKEDGSLVLNPSRDHAHTIIEECMLKANKAVTHELMWGRGVEAMYRVHPQPTPDQWDKALREIAELDNVNIPGGSWDDPRKAVNAALEEAPPRMLNKIQRAVLKVMPRAKYMNDPFGGHHALNFDIYGHFTSPIRRLSDLINHWIVHENDVPEDLVELCDRASDKQKDGETAERLYKQFMQEVGLDPYAVNNRGLVVVDDEEDESDEQTAESDAE
- a CDS encoding glycosyltransferase; translated protein: MRVATPGDGDRRTLATTTAALGLAAVLCSPALLVAWYAPSIAALCALAGVGATVRAILATGVAFAPNPTPPPLPSDPPTVSVVVTAYNDADRLRETLDACAALDYPSDRVSVLVGYEAASTDGTETVARRAAAGDSHVRAVERSEPPAGKAAAVNHALSHADGDVVASLDAGQRLAPEALSRAVRWLVVDEETWCVKGRSYGCNSGESLIALCATVERHLAERVAFVARSRLGWFSLFTGGQAFFRAETLAALGPFDEEVLLEDVEMATRIHARGGRIRVDPAIVATERNPATVSAWAGQRRRWARGGMQVARRSLAGLLRSRDASVPTRLDAAYTFAALLSVPVVVLLSPVVVSEAVTAVESATSGSLLRWLSLSSLFSLAVPYALFLRDGVDGQHHDAREYAAPLVFPAYFALQSAVVLAAFLDEFVLRRPSVYVTSRRND
- a CDS encoding DUF7562 family protein; amino-acid sequence: MWRSRTGRDRKTVVCIACGSSVLRSEAREYDKEGDRWNRHGKQFEYLCKGCHRELCWQPRGELESLILDIEQDGLPQSEFLSRYLHAVEDRYGRPEE
- a CDS encoding transporter, with the translated sequence MRTSTIVLIVGIVLLFIPIPPFATIAGILTILLALGMRFLGDS
- a CDS encoding ABC transporter permease — encoded protein: MKLDRRFPSLLMAWRNLDRNRLRSALAALGIVIGVLAIATLGIFGNVLQLSATNELGAIGTQVVVGPNQDAGVTSLSARDVETIQQLTAGRGTAVPLVSDGAVVSNGRGQSFATLYGISTPTALFTASEGTLPDRHRQGAIVGAELADILDLQVGSMVDIEGNEYRVIAVLAPTEDISPVSPDDGVVLPPEEFVSDEYNQVVVRADSGEAASQIAASVREQLNAREERVTVFEFSTILDQIDEFFALLNSFLLGLAGISLVVAGVSIFNVMLMSTSERRGEIGVLRAVGVQRRDVLRMLVVEAALLGTVGGAIGAALSAVVTAGLYYFTPVTLDVALDPSNGLYLVGAFVFGVVVSLVSGLYPAWKAANEPPVEALRG
- a CDS encoding PUA domain-containing protein codes for the protein MNVKSRHHLRSDDIKSLETTLSEALGVDLDGDTYEFVELTGTEFDLVLVDGSPAVFYLDDEPFLTVHGANEYPPEKHVVTVDAGAVSFVSGGADVMRPGIVDADVDIEAGDLVAIAEETHGKVLAVGRALEDGADLVGDSGKVVESVHYVGDDLYQFNV